One segment of Candidatus Nitrospira nitrificans DNA contains the following:
- a CDS encoding AtpZ/AtpI family protein codes for MPPPQDPLYAGLGQAVRMGTELLAALIVGGGLGWVIDTYLFQTTPWGLVIGLVFGLAAGMRSAYRAAQRWQHPPE; via the coding sequence ATGCCCCCTCCACAAGATCCGTTATATGCGGGGCTTGGTCAGGCCGTTCGAATGGGAACGGAACTGCTGGCTGCGCTGATCGTCGGTGGTGGGCTTGGATGGGTGATTGATACCTATCTGTTTCAGACAACGCCGTGGGGACTCGTCATCGGGTTGGTGTTCGGTCTGGCGGCCGGCATGAGGAGCGCCTATCGGGCTGCGCAGCGGTGGCAACATCCACCGGAATGA
- a CDS encoding ABC transporter ATP-binding protein has product MPTRRLTTMSIFKRFLPFVRPYVTRLMLAGLLVSGVALINLALVRLAGSLWDVITVQHDADQMTWSIGLFLSLVILQGLCSMGHSYLTAWVSQHIVADFRKHLFGHLQTLTVSFFARRRTGELLSRVMNDVAVIQSIVTETPIDTVKQLVTFIGGMTFLLMMNWRLCLLILILLPLLVLVAKVFGRRLKSLSTSIQDHTAALSTLVEEVISGIRIVKSFVQIPREETRFATQVNETLRLTLHRAGIMAVFIPVISLVTFSSAAAVLWYGGRQVIEGTVTPGELFAFVLFAGILIGPFSSGARIFTQLKEAQGALQRVFEILDAQPEIADSPKAQSLATVQGHVLVERISFGYDLQHPVLLDLSFEAKPGELVAFVGPTGAGKTTVINLLHRFYDPIEGRLTIDGKDLRDVTLESWYRQIALVPQETILFGGTILDNIRYGKREADEAAVLEASKAAHAHDFITSLPDRYHTLVGEKGVNLSGGQRQRIAIARAILKNPRILLLDEATSALDTESERLVQEALQRLMEGRTTFVVAHRLSTIQRADRILVLDKGKLVEEGTHAELLARKGLYHYLYTIRLNEPTA; this is encoded by the coding sequence GTGCCGACGCGCCGCCTGACCACGATGTCGATCTTCAAGCGATTCCTGCCGTTCGTACGCCCGTATGTGACACGGCTGATGCTGGCCGGGCTCTTAGTGAGCGGGGTTGCGCTCATTAATCTTGCCTTGGTTCGGTTGGCCGGCAGCCTCTGGGATGTCATTACCGTTCAGCACGATGCCGACCAAATGACTTGGTCGATCGGCCTGTTCCTGAGCCTGGTGATTCTGCAGGGGCTCTGCTCGATGGGCCACAGCTACCTGACGGCGTGGGTTTCTCAACACATTGTCGCCGACTTTCGCAAACATCTCTTCGGCCACCTGCAGACGTTGACAGTCAGTTTTTTCGCCCGGCGTCGCACCGGGGAGTTGCTGTCGCGAGTGATGAACGACGTCGCGGTCATTCAATCCATCGTCACGGAAACCCCGATCGACACGGTCAAGCAACTCGTGACCTTCATCGGCGGCATGACATTTCTCCTGATGATGAATTGGCGCCTCTGCCTCCTGATCCTGATTCTGCTCCCGTTGCTGGTCCTGGTCGCCAAGGTATTCGGTCGCAGACTGAAGTCCCTGTCGACCTCGATTCAAGACCACACAGCTGCGCTCAGCACTCTCGTCGAGGAAGTGATTTCCGGCATTCGAATCGTCAAATCCTTCGTGCAGATACCGCGGGAAGAAACTCGCTTCGCCACCCAGGTGAACGAGACGCTTCGTCTCACACTGCACCGGGCAGGCATCATGGCCGTGTTCATTCCCGTGATCAGCCTGGTCACGTTCTCCTCTGCAGCGGCGGTGCTCTGGTACGGCGGTCGACAGGTCATCGAAGGGACGGTCACGCCAGGGGAGCTGTTCGCCTTCGTCCTCTTTGCCGGCATTCTCATCGGCCCCTTCAGTTCAGGAGCCCGCATCTTTACGCAGCTCAAAGAGGCGCAGGGAGCCCTGCAACGAGTCTTTGAAATTCTGGATGCACAACCGGAAATTGCAGACTCACCCAAGGCACAAAGTCTCGCCACAGTCCAAGGGCACGTCCTGGTCGAGAGGATCAGCTTCGGTTACGACCTTCAACACCCAGTGTTATTGGATCTGTCGTTCGAAGCCAAGCCGGGAGAATTGGTCGCCTTCGTCGGCCCAACCGGCGCCGGGAAAACCACGGTCATCAACCTGCTGCACCGGTTCTACGATCCCATAGAAGGGCGCCTCACTATCGACGGCAAAGATCTGCGGGACGTGACCCTTGAAAGTTGGTACCGCCAGATTGCGCTGGTTCCACAGGAAACCATTCTTTTTGGAGGAACCATTCTCGACAACATTCGCTACGGAAAGAGGGAAGCGGACGAAGCCGCGGTATTGGAGGCGAGCAAGGCCGCGCATGCTCATGACTTCATCACGAGCTTGCCGGACAGATACCACACCCTGGTCGGCGAGAAAGGAGTCAACCTCTCGGGCGGACAACGCCAACGTATTGCGATCGCTCGGGCGATCTTGAAGAATCCCCGCATTTTATTGCTGGACGAAGCGACCTCAGCGCTGGATACCGAATCGGAGCGGCTGGTGCAGGAAGCCCTTCAGCGCCTCATGGAAGGTCGCACGACCTTCGTCGTCGCCCATCGACTGTCGACCATTCAGCGCGCCGACCGAATTCTAGTCTTGGATAAGGGGAAATTGGTCGAGGAAGGCACGCACGCAGAGCTTCTCGCCCGTAAGGGTCTGTACCACTACCTCTATACCATCCGCTTGAACGAACCGACCGCCTGA
- a CDS encoding DUF6812 domain-containing protein — protein MAEGKKVRIRVRTVNCTYVGDFLVPPMRNRVSDAINEEARLFISLTDVVVDDTERSDFVAINKNLIESIAQL, from the coding sequence GTGGCCGAGGGGAAGAAAGTCCGCATCCGCGTACGAACGGTCAATTGTACCTACGTGGGAGACTTCCTGGTCCCTCCGATGCGGAACCGTGTCTCCGACGCGATCAACGAAGAAGCGCGTCTCTTTATCAGCCTGACCGACGTCGTTGTCGACGATACGGAGCGATCGGATTTCGTGGCGATCAATAAAAACCTGATCGAGTCGATCGCTCAACTCTAG
- the larE gene encoding ATP-dependent sacrificial sulfur transferase LarE, whose translation MMQPPLLQQKLDRLRTLLTEMGSVVVAYSGGIDSTFVLKIAHDQLHEKAIGITAISPTFPFVELEAAERVAQEIGARHETVQTDQLAIDDFVRNDANRCFHCKTDLYQLLGNVRQSWAAAYVVDGTNLDDLGDDRPGIKAAREWGVRSPLVEAELSKADIRALAKELGLSNWDKPAAACLSSRIPRGIVITSEQLSRVEGAEAVLHREGFRHFRVRSHGEIARIELARDELPRLMESDRCAEISARLKALGFKFVTVDLEGYRPGGVALS comes from the coding sequence ATGATGCAACCGCCTCTTCTTCAACAGAAACTCGATCGGCTCCGAACCCTCCTGACGGAGATGGGTTCGGTCGTGGTGGCCTATTCCGGTGGAATCGACAGCACCTTCGTTCTCAAGATTGCGCACGACCAACTCCATGAGAAGGCGATCGGCATCACGGCCATCTCCCCGACGTTTCCATTTGTTGAGCTGGAAGCCGCCGAACGGGTCGCTCAAGAAATCGGCGCCCGCCATGAAACCGTACAGACCGATCAGTTGGCCATCGATGACTTCGTGAGGAATGACGCGAATCGTTGTTTTCACTGTAAGACCGACCTGTACCAACTTCTTGGGAATGTGCGGCAATCATGGGCTGCCGCATATGTCGTCGATGGAACCAACCTGGACGATTTGGGTGATGACCGTCCCGGCATTAAGGCCGCTCGGGAATGGGGCGTGCGCAGCCCGCTCGTTGAGGCCGAACTGTCGAAAGCCGACATCCGCGCCCTCGCCAAGGAGCTGGGACTGTCGAATTGGGACAAACCGGCCGCAGCTTGTCTTTCGTCAAGAATCCCGCGTGGGATCGTGATTACCAGCGAACAATTAAGCCGCGTTGAAGGAGCGGAAGCCGTGCTCCATCGTGAGGGGTTTCGTCATTTTCGAGTGCGAAGCCACGGTGAGATCGCGCGGATTGAATTGGCGCGGGACGAACTCCCTCGGCTCATGGAATCCGATCGCTGTGCGGAAATCAGTGCCAGGCTGAAAGCGCTGGGATTCAAATTCGTGACGGTTGATCTGGAAGGTTACCGGCCGGGTGGAGTCGCCCTGAGCTGA
- the atpE gene encoding ATP synthase F0 subunit C — MDSAAAGLIGMGCAAAGFAGAGVGIGYIFGKMIEVVARQPEAEARVTKYMWIGFALVEAIALYGLVIAFIIMGFRKG, encoded by the coding sequence ATGGATTCAGCAGCAGCGGGGTTGATCGGTATGGGATGTGCCGCGGCAGGGTTTGCCGGGGCCGGTGTGGGAATCGGGTACATCTTTGGGAAGATGATTGAAGTGGTGGCGCGTCAGCCTGAGGCAGAAGCTCGCGTCACAAAGTACATGTGGATCGGGTTTGCGTTGGTGGAAGCCATTGCGCTGTACGGTTTGGTCATCGCCTTCATCATCATGGGATTTCGCAAGGGCTAA
- a CDS encoding F0F1 ATP synthase subunit A produces MEESPLHQFELQNWIPISIGGFDISINKAVVFMWVVIAVAAVLMIMAGSSRKLVPGKLQSLAEMMVDFIRNMILDTMGKDGMRFFPLVATLFVFILFSNYIGLIPGTYTVTSQVIVTAVFSFLVYGISLVIGFWLHGVKFLSILIPPGTPGWLIPLMIPIEIISQLARPISLAVRLFANMTAGHVMLAVLFGLTISGGLLIGWLPFVFTVGIYLLEFGIAFIQAYIFTILTCVYLGDAFHLHGHEEHAH; encoded by the coding sequence ATGGAAGAAAGTCCGCTGCACCAGTTTGAGCTTCAGAATTGGATTCCCATCTCGATCGGGGGATTCGACATATCCATCAATAAGGCCGTGGTCTTTATGTGGGTTGTTATTGCCGTGGCCGCGGTGCTCATGATCATGGCAGGATCGTCGCGCAAGCTCGTGCCAGGCAAACTCCAGAGCTTGGCGGAGATGATGGTGGATTTCATTCGCAACATGATTTTGGATACGATGGGCAAGGACGGCATGCGATTTTTCCCTCTCGTCGCGACGCTCTTCGTGTTTATTCTGTTTTCCAATTATATCGGGTTGATTCCAGGCACCTACACCGTGACGAGTCAGGTTATTGTGACGGCTGTCTTTTCCTTCTTGGTGTATGGGATTAGTTTGGTCATCGGGTTCTGGTTACATGGGGTGAAGTTTTTGAGCATTCTCATTCCACCGGGTACGCCCGGATGGCTGATCCCTCTCATGATCCCGATCGAGATCATCAGTCAATTGGCGCGGCCCATTTCACTGGCTGTTCGGCTCTTTGCCAATATGACGGCGGGTCACGTGATGCTTGCGGTGCTATTCGGTCTGACGATCAGCGGTGGATTGTTGATCGGGTGGTTACCGTTCGTATTTACGGTAGGGATCTATCTGTTGGAATTCGGTATCGCCTTCATTCAAGCCTATATTTTTACCATCTTGACCTGCGTTTATTTGGGAGACGCGTTTCATTTACATGGTCATGAAGAGCACGCGCATTAG
- a CDS encoding aminotransferase class IV → MNNKFVTDEDAVISVFDHGFLYGDGVYETLRSYGPRIFMRDEHLSRLLRSAEAIGLTIPISMTSLADILHEAMIRNEVGTEQRDAYLRVTVSRGTGDIGLDPALCPSPTVVVMANPLVPPASHLYETGVNVIIASTKRNLPSALSPQIKATNFLNNIQAKREAIAAGAFDSLLLNWEQHLTECTISNLFFALDGTLRTPALECGLLDGITRMVVIRLAGELNMHVEEGRYTVDQLFQADECFLTNTTMEIMPVTSIDRRPVGDGTPGPLTRKLREQFLVIRGR, encoded by the coding sequence TTGAATAATAAGTTCGTGACAGACGAAGACGCCGTGATCTCCGTCTTCGACCATGGGTTTCTCTACGGAGATGGAGTGTATGAAACACTGCGCTCCTATGGTCCCCGCATCTTCATGCGGGACGAGCATTTGTCACGGTTGCTCCGATCCGCCGAGGCCATCGGGCTGACGATCCCGATTTCCATGACGAGCTTGGCGGATATTCTGCATGAAGCGATGATCCGCAACGAGGTTGGAACCGAACAGCGGGACGCCTATCTTAGAGTCACCGTTTCGCGAGGAACGGGAGACATCGGACTGGACCCGGCACTCTGTCCGTCGCCGACCGTTGTCGTGATGGCTAATCCTCTCGTACCCCCGGCGTCCCATCTCTATGAAACGGGCGTGAACGTGATCATTGCGTCCACGAAACGGAATTTACCGAGCGCGTTGTCGCCGCAGATCAAGGCCACAAACTTCCTGAACAACATCCAAGCTAAACGCGAAGCGATCGCGGCAGGCGCATTCGACAGTCTCCTGCTCAATTGGGAGCAGCATCTGACCGAATGCACCATCAGCAATCTGTTCTTTGCCCTGGACGGCACGCTGCGAACGCCGGCGCTGGAATGCGGCTTACTCGATGGCATCACCAGAATGGTCGTGATTCGATTGGCCGGAGAACTCAACATGCACGTCGAAGAAGGTCGCTATACCGTTGACCAGTTGTTCCAGGCGGACGAATGCTTTCTCACGAACACCACCATGGAAATCATGCCGGTGACTTCCATCGATCGTAGACCTGTCGGCGACGGAACACCTGGTCCGCTGACCCGGAAGCTAAGAGAACAATTCCTCGTGATACGAGGCCGATAG
- a CDS encoding winged helix-turn-helix domain-containing protein, whose amino-acid sequence MNILRHPGRVPTREVLLNAVWGYDYYGTTRTVDVHVRRLKVKVPLLNDSIVSVKTPGYKLLDQRPT is encoded by the coding sequence TTGAACATCTTGCGTCACCCCGGGCGAGTGCCGACGCGAGAGGTGCTTCTCAATGCGGTCTGGGGTTATGACTACTATGGGACGACACGAACCGTCGATGTCCATGTCCGGCGCCTGAAAGTAAAAGTGCCGCTTCTCAATGACTCGATCGTCTCGGTCAAGACGCCGGGGTACAAACTATTGGATCAGCGTCCGACGTAG
- a CDS encoding AURKAIP1/COX24 domain-containing protein yields the protein MSSVLKKRRKKMRKHKYKKLRQRQKFLRRKS from the coding sequence ATGTCAAGCGTCCTGAAGAAACGGCGGAAGAAGATGCGCAAGCATAAGTATAAGAAGCTGCGCCAGCGCCAGAAGTTTCTTCGCCGAAAAAGCTAA
- the atpF gene encoding F0F1 ATP synthase subunit B, with the protein MPQFESHFFSSLIFWEVLSFGILLFLLYKYAFPGILSALEEREKKIKDSLDQAEQHRSEAERRLKEYEAKLNAAGKEAEAILAAAKERAQRLLDENEQRLTAEAERIKGDTTRQIEQERRKALQDIRIQTTELALMVAEKVVQRSLTEADQKKFADEALEALSKSHAR; encoded by the coding sequence ATGCCGCAGTTTGAGTCACATTTTTTTTCGTCTTTGATTTTCTGGGAAGTCCTATCGTTCGGCATTCTCTTGTTCTTGCTCTACAAGTACGCGTTTCCCGGCATCTTAAGCGCTTTGGAAGAGCGTGAAAAGAAGATTAAAGACAGCCTTGATCAGGCCGAGCAGCACCGGTCCGAGGCCGAGCGACGACTCAAAGAATATGAAGCCAAGCTTAATGCGGCGGGGAAGGAAGCCGAGGCCATTCTCGCGGCGGCAAAGGAACGCGCTCAACGGTTGCTTGATGAAAACGAACAGCGATTGACCGCGGAAGCGGAGCGCATCAAGGGCGATACGACGCGCCAGATCGAACAAGAGCGTCGCAAAGCCCTCCAAGATATTCGAATCCAGACGACAGAACTCGCTCTGATGGTAGCGGAAAAAGTGGTTCAGCGCAGTTTGACAGAGGCTGATCAGAAAAAGTTTGCGGACGAGGCGCTCGAGGCTCTTTCGAAGTCACACGCACGCTGA
- a CDS encoding transglycosylase SLT domain-containing protein, which translates to MSQPNTRHRSTTYRPVMAALVALSGSILLAVPSDSRAEIYQYVDTKGTISLTNVPSDTRYRRIDLHPNRLHPILSEEELEPVISRFSQQHQLHPALIRAIIKAESDFDPRAVSRAGAIGLMQLMPQTAVRLEVRDLYDPEDNIGGGTKYLRQLLDRFRGNLPLALAAYNAGEHVVDRYRTLPPISETRHYVRKVLRYYRLFLARDLAVTGHVIPSSEYAMPRSAPVSSIQSGQ; encoded by the coding sequence ATGTCACAACCAAACACACGACATCGCTCCACCACGTACCGGCCTGTCATGGCCGCCCTCGTCGCATTGAGCGGCAGCATCCTGCTGGCTGTTCCAAGTGATAGTCGCGCAGAGATTTATCAATATGTCGATACCAAGGGGACGATATCGCTCACCAACGTCCCCTCCGACACTCGATATCGTCGGATCGACCTCCACCCGAATCGGCTCCATCCTATTCTCTCGGAGGAGGAGTTGGAACCGGTGATCAGTCGATTCTCACAACAGCATCAACTCCACCCCGCTCTTATCCGCGCCATCATCAAGGCTGAATCGGATTTCGACCCTCGTGCGGTCTCACGAGCCGGCGCCATCGGATTGATGCAATTGATGCCGCAAACGGCAGTGCGATTGGAGGTCCGGGACCTCTACGACCCCGAGGACAACATCGGAGGAGGAACGAAGTACTTACGCCAGTTGCTCGACCGATTTCGTGGCAACCTTCCACTGGCGCTTGCTGCCTATAACGCCGGGGAGCATGTCGTCGATCGTTACCGAACCCTTCCGCCGATCAGCGAAACCCGCCACTACGTGCGCAAGGTCTTGCGGTATTATCGACTCTTCCTCGCCCGCGACCTGGCCGTGACCGGGCACGTCATCCCGTCTTCGGAGTACGCAATGCCACGATCCGCTCCTGTGTCTTCGATTCAGTCCGGCCAGTAG
- a CDS encoding anthranilate synthase component I family protein: MLRALPSSIPFLHSAPTPLILTRPAPSASPLELYAKIASARCPSFLFESGNGDGTMGRYSYFGVDPYHTLYGKGETCVCRSIQGRLDPGISSFQYLTHLLGHQRIVRPPGAPPFFGGAVGYLSYDLARRFERLPSLALDDLACPELEFACFDLVGAVDHELNRLVLMFCPPLDRFLGEPREKLFREGRDRLVEFEARLTGPEVVDTHGSHLGRLTFTPEQEQAIYSRNVRRCQEYIAAGDIYQANLSHRFNVTGSAFSSLGDLQTDLSAYRRLRALNPSPFSGILRFDTIRLISSSPERLIRLEGRRADTRPIAGTRPRGTNAADDQRLIDELRVNEKECAEHVMLVDLERNDLGRVCRFGSVQVDELMTLEQYSHVTHLVSHVAGTLKDHATGFDLLKAMFPGGTITGVPKIRCMEIIEELEPVRRGPYTGSMGYLSWSGDLDFNILIRTLVMKDGRGYLQVGAGIVADSDPAREYEETIHKAQAFFSAFS; the protein is encoded by the coding sequence ATGCTCAGAGCGCTCCCCTCGTCGATCCCATTTTTGCACAGCGCTCCTACGCCGCTCATTCTGACACGCCCCGCTCCTTCGGCAAGCCCGCTTGAACTGTACGCGAAGATCGCCTCAGCGCGTTGCCCTTCGTTTCTCTTTGAGAGCGGAAACGGTGACGGCACCATGGGGCGGTATTCATACTTTGGCGTAGATCCCTATCACACGCTGTATGGGAAGGGAGAGACCTGTGTGTGCCGATCGATTCAAGGCCGTCTGGATCCAGGCATATCTTCGTTTCAATATTTGACTCACCTCCTAGGCCATCAGCGGATCGTTCGTCCTCCCGGTGCTCCGCCATTTTTCGGCGGCGCGGTCGGCTATTTGAGTTATGATCTCGCGCGCCGGTTCGAGCGGTTGCCGTCCCTGGCCCTAGACGACCTTGCCTGCCCTGAACTGGAGTTTGCATGTTTCGATCTAGTCGGAGCAGTCGACCATGAATTGAACCGGCTAGTGCTCATGTTCTGTCCGCCGCTCGACCGATTTTTAGGCGAGCCTCGGGAAAAGCTGTTTCGCGAGGGGAGGGATCGACTGGTGGAGTTCGAAGCTCGATTGACCGGGCCCGAGGTGGTGGACACGCACGGGAGTCATCTCGGTCGCTTGACGTTTACACCGGAGCAGGAGCAGGCGATCTATAGTCGGAATGTGCGCCGTTGCCAGGAATACATCGCAGCCGGTGACATCTATCAAGCCAACCTCTCCCATCGCTTCAACGTGACCGGCTCGGCATTCTCCTCTCTAGGGGACCTTCAGACCGATCTGTCTGCTTACCGGCGCTTGCGTGCGTTGAACCCTTCACCCTTCTCTGGAATACTCCGGTTTGACACCATTCGCCTGATCAGCTCCTCACCCGAACGGCTCATTCGACTGGAAGGGCGTCGAGCCGATACGAGACCGATCGCGGGAACGAGGCCTCGCGGGACGAATGCCGCCGACGATCAGCGACTGATCGATGAGTTGCGGGTCAATGAAAAGGAATGTGCGGAACATGTCATGTTGGTCGACCTTGAGCGGAATGACCTGGGGCGAGTCTGTCGTTTTGGAAGTGTCCAGGTGGATGAATTGATGACGTTGGAGCAATATTCTCACGTCACGCACCTCGTCTCGCATGTGGCCGGCACCCTCAAGGATCACGCGACCGGCTTCGATCTGCTGAAAGCCATGTTTCCGGGTGGAACGATTACCGGAGTACCCAAGATCCGCTGTATGGAGATCATCGAGGAGTTGGAGCCGGTCCGCCGGGGGCCCTACACCGGTTCGATGGGGTACCTTAGCTGGAGTGGCGACCTCGACTTCAATATCCTGATACGCACGTTGGTGATGAAGGACGGCCGGGGCTATCTCCAGGTCGGCGCTGGAATTGTGGCCGATTCAGACCCGGCGCGCGAATATGAAGAGACGATCCATAAGGCCCAGGCTTTCTTCAGCGCCTTTTCTTAG
- the nadB gene encoding L-aspartate oxidase produces MPRSALETDFLVIGSGVAGLRAALDLCRVGRVIVLTKGHPLQSNSIFAQGGVAVALSEEDDVAIHLTDTVKAGHGLCRREAVRVLVEEGPDRIQELIRWGAKFDKAGGKFAFAREAAHSRSRILRARGDATGNEMVRVLMTQVARHKQIVRLDYHFTVDLVVEGGRCCGAVVLNEHSGEQFIIPAKAVVLSTGGAGQIFARTTNPPNATGDGMAMAFRAGAELHDMEFVQFHPTSLYLPSSPPFLLSEAMRGEGGQLRNNRGETFMSRYHPLGALAPRDIVARAIWAEMAATRARHVYLDVTHLGADFVKRRFPTIYATCLRHDIDITEEWIPVSPSAHYMMGGVGTDLNGATTLPGLFAAGEVACSGVHGANRLASNSLLEGLVFGMRAGIAAVAWASRRSMPDVTHHVECLRSSRLERLEDAEKIRSSLRRTMWGQVGLIRSRESLVRATAQLARWERMVSRPFAGRADLEVKNMVQVAHCVAEAALWRENSVGAHYRSDFQGSKRPGWKQHSQLCSGGRTTGRTESKTQERIVALRTPKTG; encoded by the coding sequence ATGCCGCGGAGCGCGCTGGAAACAGATTTTCTCGTCATCGGCAGCGGAGTCGCCGGGCTTCGCGCTGCCTTGGATCTCTGTCGAGTCGGGCGGGTCATCGTTCTCACCAAGGGGCATCCCTTACAAAGCAATTCCATCTTTGCGCAAGGCGGGGTGGCCGTGGCCTTGAGTGAAGAGGATGATGTCGCCATCCATTTGACCGATACCGTGAAGGCCGGACACGGCCTGTGTCGCCGCGAGGCGGTGCGGGTGTTGGTCGAGGAAGGGCCGGATCGGATTCAAGAGCTCATCCGCTGGGGCGCGAAATTCGACAAAGCCGGCGGGAAGTTCGCCTTTGCTCGTGAAGCGGCTCACAGCCGCAGCCGAATTCTCCGCGCGAGAGGCGATGCCACAGGAAATGAAATGGTGCGGGTGTTGATGACGCAGGTGGCGCGACACAAGCAGATCGTCAGGCTGGATTACCACTTCACCGTCGATCTTGTGGTTGAGGGAGGCCGATGTTGCGGCGCGGTGGTGCTGAATGAACATTCAGGGGAACAATTCATCATTCCGGCAAAGGCCGTCGTCCTGTCGACAGGGGGAGCCGGGCAGATTTTTGCTCGCACCACCAATCCGCCCAATGCGACCGGCGACGGCATGGCCATGGCCTTCCGCGCGGGAGCGGAACTTCACGACATGGAATTCGTCCAGTTTCATCCAACCTCACTCTATTTGCCGTCAAGCCCGCCTTTTTTGTTGTCGGAAGCCATGCGAGGAGAGGGCGGTCAGTTGCGCAATAATAGGGGAGAGACCTTCATGTCACGCTATCACCCGCTCGGGGCCTTGGCTCCGCGGGATATAGTGGCGCGGGCGATTTGGGCGGAAATGGCGGCGACGCGCGCGCGGCATGTCTATCTTGACGTGACTCACTTGGGGGCAGATTTTGTCAAACGGCGATTTCCGACGATCTATGCGACCTGTCTTCGTCATGATATCGATATCACAGAAGAGTGGATCCCGGTCTCTCCGAGCGCTCATTACATGATGGGGGGAGTAGGGACCGACCTCAACGGGGCGACGACCTTGCCGGGTCTTTTTGCGGCGGGCGAGGTGGCCTGTAGCGGAGTGCATGGCGCCAATAGGCTGGCCAGCAATTCCTTGCTGGAGGGGTTGGTGTTTGGGATGCGGGCCGGCATTGCCGCCGTTGCCTGGGCCTCACGCCGTTCGATGCCCGATGTGACTCATCACGTGGAGTGCCTGAGGAGCAGTCGGTTGGAACGATTGGAAGATGCCGAAAAAATACGGAGTTCGCTTCGCCGGACCATGTGGGGACAAGTGGGGCTTATCCGTTCTCGGGAGTCGCTTGTCCGCGCGACGGCCCAGCTTGCGCGGTGGGAACGGATGGTGTCCCGACCCTTTGCGGGGAGGGCCGATCTGGAGGTCAAGAACATGGTGCAAGTGGCGCATTGCGTGGCAGAGGCTGCGCTCTGGAGAGAAAACAGCGTGGGCGCCCATTACCGATCTGATTTTCAGGGCTCCAAACGACCAGGCTGGAAACAGCATAGTCAGTTGTGTTCGGGGGGCCGAACTACTGGCCGGACTGAATCGAAGACACAGGAGCGGATCGTGGCATTGCGTACTCCGAAGACGGGATGA